CACCTGTGGGCAATCAGCCCGGACGGCAAGAAGAAATGGGGGACGGTCGGCGGCGAGGATTACCCCTTCCATACTACTCCCGTTGTTTTGGCGGGCGGGGCGGTCTGCTGTGTCTCGCGCTATGGAATGCTATGCTATGCCAGTCCCGAGGGTGTCTTGGAGTGGCAGTATTACCTCTTTGGCTATGGTTACGGTTCGCCTGCCATAGGGCCGAATGGCGACATTTACGTGCCCGACAGCGGTGCGGCCATGGGCCGCGGTTTCACCGCGCTGCGCGCCGGGGCAACTCTGGCTCCTTCCCCTTGGCCAAGATTCCGCGCCAATCCCAGGAATACCGGCAACGCCCAGGACGCAGCTCCCTAAACCCCGCCGATCCACTTGCGCTCCTCCCAAACCGCCTTCAACGAGGTCAGGTTGCGCGAGTCAAAGACGTTCCTGGCCGCCGCCAACAGCCGGCCGCGCTTGAGATTGTTCCACGCGTCGCTGGCGCTGACCGCCACGAATTGCAGAACGCTTGGGTCGCGGTAGCAATCTATCATGCACCGCGTGCACCCGTCCCGAATCAGCTTCGAACGGTCGAAGTCATAGATGTTGCACATGGGCGTTTCCCAGAAGTGGCAGCGGTAGAGGTTCAGCTTCCAGTCCAGGTAGAAATACTTGTGGCCGCCCAGGCAGCCGAACTTCTCGGGCTCGCGCTTCAAATGACGCTGCATTTCGGTCAGCGACTCCCTGGGGTTGACCACCGGGAACCCGGTGCGCTGTTTCATGCGCTTGATCCGCTCAAAGACCTCGATCAACTCCTCGGTCCGGTAGCTGACCAGGCTTGAGTCGCTGAAACTCAGGTAGCTTGAAGCCAGGCTGCTCAGGGGGTAGCTGAACGTGCAGCTCTTGAAGCCCAGTCCAGTGAGAAACGCCGGGAGCTTGTCGTAGTCCGCGATCAGCTTGCTCGCCGTCACGCTCGCGGTCGTCTGCACGCCGAGCTCGCCAAACACTTCGTTCGCCCGTTTGATCTTGCGGCAGACCTCGGGCAGCCCGCGGTTCCGCTCATGTGTCGCCACGTCATGCGCGTCAATGGACATGATCACACTGCACAGGCCGCTGGCGGCCACGTCGCGCATATTCTGGTCAGTCCACAACGAGCCGTTGCTGCAAATCATCGGGCGTATGCCCCGCTCCGCCGCGTAGCGCGTCATGGCCCGCAGATCTTTGTGCACCAAAGGCTCCCCGCCGACAAACAACAGGTAGCCGATGTGGTTCCTGACGCAGATGTCTATGACGTCCCGCGCTTCCTGGAGCGTGACGCTGCGCCGCTGCTTGGGATCGAACCGGTCCACGGCGAACCCGCAGAAATCGCATTTGGCGTTGCAGATGTTGGTGATCGCAAACTGGAGGTAGCCCGGCCCGCCGTCCCGCAGCACCTCGCCCACAAGCTTGAACAGGCCTTTTACGGGCTGGGCGACCGGGCGCAAATCATCCTCGCCGGGGCCAACGCTGGCCGGCGGAGCTTCGGACCCAGTTAACGTGGCGGGGCTCATGCGGATATATTCGCCCATCTTGTCGGGAACGCCAGCACCGGAGCAATCCTTTCTATTGGGGACTCCTGACGAGCGAGGATCAAGAAGGTCATCTCCACGCCGTTGGGGTGAACCACCAAACGAAGAAAGAGAGGTCCATTCCGGATTTCCGGGAGTTGCCATCGGTGTTTTTGACCCAAACCGCCCGAATGGCCTACGCACAGGCAAAACAACGCCACCAGTGCTCTCCAGGTAGAACCGGATGGGCTCGGCCAACTTCTAACCCGTGCACTGTCCAAATTGTGGACAGTGATGCTGCCTGCATGCCCTTCCCAGTCCCCTCTGATCCCTGTGCTTTTGGCCTGTAGTTACGGTGTCTAGGCTGTGGTGCTACGGTGTGTATCCCATGGGGAGCGCTCCCCATGGGATACACACCGTAGCATAACCGGATTAGCAGGCTACTGCCCAGCCAACCGCAAGCCAGCCCCGGCGTTGACTTACGTAACGGCGCCGTTGGCGGCTGGGATACGCTGGATTCTCTATCCACCCTGCCCCCGCATTCTCCTCGGCGGTCTTGCCTTGACGCCGGGATTCAAACCTGCTACGCGTCATGCTATGGCACACCGAATCTCACGGCGCGGTTTCGTGAAATCCTCGCTGCTTGCTTCCGCTGCCGTCCCGCTGGCCCTGCGCGGCCAAACCGACTCCGCCGCCCCGGCCGCCAGCCCGTTGCCGGCACTGCCAACGGGCAAGATTGCGGGCCAGGAGATAAGCCGCCTCATCCTCGGCGGCAATCTCATCGGCGGCTGGTCGCACTCGCGCGACCTCGCCTACGTTTCCACTCTCGCGCGCCGTTACAACACCGAGGCCAAGATTCGCGAGACCTTTGAGCTGGCCGAGACCCACGGCATTACAGCCATCAACACCTGGGTCATGCAGGAGAATTCCCATCTGTTCAACCACTGGAAACGCGGCGGGAAGATGAAATGGATCGCCCAGGTCCGCCTCGACGGCGCCGGCGGCTATTCTCAAATCCAACGGGCCATTGACGAAGGAGCTACGGGCGTCCATATCACCGGCGACACCGCCGAATCGCTGCTCAAGGAAGGCAAGTTCGACAAGGTCGGCGAGACCGTCCAGTTGATCAAATCCAAGCAGCGCGCCGCCGGTGTCGCCGCCCATGACCTGCGCGTCATTGTCGAGTGCGAAAAGGCCAAGCTGGACGTGGACTTCTACGTAAAGACATTCCACTCCCACGATTACTACACCGCGCCTCGCGCGGACGAGAAGGACGCCATGGGCGCGCATGACAACTCGTGGTGCAACGATCCCCAGGCGGTCATTGACTTCATGGCGACTGTCAAGAAGCCCTGGATCGCCTTCAAGATACTGGCCGCCGGCGCCATCCCGCCGCGCGCCGCCTTCCCCTACGCGTTCAACAGCGGCGCGGATTTCATTCTCGTCGGCATGTTCGACTGGCAGATCGAGGAGGACGCCAAGCTGGCCCGGCGCGTGGTGGCCATTGCCGCCAACGCCGACTCCAAGCGCACCCGCCCCTGGTTCGGCTGAGCTGCCAGCGTTTCGCCGCTTTGAAGCGAATGGACGTGTCCCGGTGCGCCTGGTTGTTCGGCAACGTGGTGTGGGTGGCGTGGCTCTCTCTGGCTGGCGCCGCCGACCAGCCGCAATGGGGCCGAGCCTGGTCCCGCAACCTGGTCTCGGACGAACGCGGCCTGCCCGATTCCTTCGATCCCCAGACCGGCAAAAACATCAAGTGGTCGGCAGCGTTGGGCACTGAGACCCACGCCACCACCATCATCGCCGCTGGCCGGGTTTACATCGGCACCAACAACGGCCACCCCCGCGATCCCGCCCAGCAGGGCGATCGCGGCGTCCTGATGTGCTTCGACGAGCAGACCGGCCGCTTCCTCTGGCAGCTCGTTTTCCCCAAGCGTACCGAGGACATGTACTTCGACTGGCCCAACAGCGGCATCGCCTCGCCTGTCACCGTCGAGGGCGACCGCGCCTACGTTGTCAACAACCGCGGTGAAGTCCTCTGCCTCGATGTGCCGCCTCTGCCGGCGACAGCCGAAGCCGGAAGGCAGAATGCGGAAACGAACA
The window above is part of the Candidatus Paceibacterota bacterium genome. Proteins encoded here:
- a CDS encoding radical SAM protein: MGEYIRMSPATLTGSEAPPASVGPGEDDLRPVAQPVKGLFKLVGEVLRDGGPGYLQFAITNICNAKCDFCGFAVDRFDPKQRRSVTLQEARDVIDICVRNHIGYLLFVGGEPLVHKDLRAMTRYAAERGIRPMICSNGSLWTDQNMRDVAASGLCSVIMSIDAHDVATHERNRGLPEVCRKIKRANEVFGELGVQTTASVTASKLIADYDKLPAFLTGLGFKSCTFSYPLSSLASSYLSFSDSSLVSYRTEELIEVFERIKRMKQRTGFPVVNPRESLTEMQRHLKREPEKFGCLGGHKYFYLDWKLNLYRCHFWETPMCNIYDFDRSKLIRDGCTRCMIDCYRDPSVLQFVAVSASDAWNNLKRGRLLAAARNVFDSRNLTSLKAVWEERKWIGGV